The Paraburkholderia sp. SOS3 genome includes a region encoding these proteins:
- a CDS encoding DUF2795 domain-containing protein, which produces MTPPASHDVPRESIDLQIADVLSAATYPANKDALVDAARDAGASNEVLAMLDGLPEQDYADLAAVTKLIGSNFGPGLGV; this is translated from the coding sequence ATGACCCCACCGGCATCCCACGACGTGCCGCGCGAATCGATCGATCTGCAGATCGCCGACGTGCTGAGCGCCGCGACCTATCCGGCCAACAAGGATGCGCTCGTCGATGCGGCGCGCGACGCAGGCGCAAGCAACGAAGTGCTCGCGATGCTCGACGGTTTGCCCGAGCAGGATTACGCCGACCTCGCCGCCGTGACGAAGCTGATCGGCAGCAACTTCGGGCCGGGCCTCGGCGTGTAG
- a CDS encoding penicillin-binding protein 1A, which yields MPIIKRPPSSNSSDHPGDRGRDPDRSDNPYHRYDEPPPRRRMSLLTRLVVWFFGLIAALGVVGALIVGYALVVMNPQLPSLDALTDYRPKVPLRVYTADHVLIGEFGEERRSLVRFQDIPDQMKKAVLAIEDYRFYEHGGVDFVGILRAGFADISHGGASQGASTITMQVARNFFLSSEKTYTRKIYEMLLAYKIERALSKDQILELYMNQIYLGERAYGFAAAARVYFGKDLKDISLAQAAMLAGLPKAPSAYNPVVNPKRAKIRQQYILKRMLDLRYITQDQYDQAVKEDIHAKVAGNEYSVHAEYVAEMVRQMMYAQYKDETYTRGLNVTTTIDSADQDAAYRAVRKGVMDYERRHGYRGPEGFIDLPQNADDREETIEDTLSEHPDNGEIVSAVVTAASPKEVTAQLQDGTTATVKADGLRFAAAALSPRASQAQRIRPGSIVRLVADANGNWQITQLPQVEGALVSLTPQDGAIRALIGGFDFNKNKFNHVTQAWRQPGSSFKPFIYSAALDKGLGPATIINDAPLYFPPTTPGGDAWEPHDDDQPDGPMSMRVGLEKSKNLVSIRILSYIGTKYAQDYVTKRFGFDADKTPPYLPMALGAGLVTPLQSASAYSVFANGGYRVNPYLIADVTDARGVEISRAQPLVAGRDAPRTVDPRNAYIMNSLLHSVATAGTGAASNALHRNDLQGKTGTTNDAKDGWFAGYQQSLVAVAWMGYDQPKSLGSREFGAQLALPIWMDYMGRALRGVPQAEPEMPAGVASVDGELFYADREPGSGFVASIGMDSANPLAAASDVQGGVGPASMTPQQQVQPQPTVSSTEKKQILDLFESNKP from the coding sequence ATGCCTATCATCAAACGACCGCCTTCTTCGAACTCATCGGATCATCCTGGCGACCGGGGCCGCGATCCGGATCGATCCGACAATCCGTACCACCGCTATGACGAACCACCGCCTCGCCGCCGTATGTCACTGCTGACGCGTCTCGTAGTCTGGTTTTTCGGACTGATCGCGGCGCTCGGCGTGGTCGGCGCGTTGATCGTCGGCTATGCGCTCGTCGTGATGAACCCGCAATTGCCGTCGCTCGACGCGCTGACCGACTACCGGCCGAAGGTGCCGCTGCGCGTCTACACGGCGGACCACGTGCTGATCGGCGAATTCGGCGAGGAACGCCGCAGTCTCGTGCGCTTCCAGGATATCCCGGACCAGATGAAAAAAGCCGTGCTCGCGATCGAGGACTATCGCTTTTACGAGCACGGCGGCGTCGACTTCGTCGGCATTCTGCGCGCCGGCTTCGCCGATATTTCGCATGGCGGCGCATCGCAGGGCGCGAGCACGATCACGATGCAGGTCGCGCGCAACTTCTTCCTGTCGAGCGAAAAAACCTATACGCGCAAGATCTACGAAATGCTGCTCGCGTACAAGATCGAACGCGCGCTGTCGAAAGACCAGATTCTCGAGCTGTATATGAATCAGATCTATCTCGGCGAGCGCGCGTACGGTTTCGCGGCCGCCGCGCGCGTGTACTTCGGCAAGGACCTCAAGGACATTTCGCTCGCGCAGGCGGCGATGCTGGCCGGTCTGCCAAAGGCGCCGTCCGCGTATAACCCGGTCGTCAATCCGAAGCGCGCGAAGATCCGCCAGCAGTACATCCTCAAGCGCATGCTCGATCTGCGCTACATCACCCAGGATCAATACGATCAGGCCGTGAAGGAGGACATCCACGCCAAGGTCGCCGGCAACGAATACAGCGTGCACGCGGAGTACGTTGCCGAAATGGTCCGGCAGATGATGTACGCGCAATACAAGGACGAGACCTATACGCGCGGGCTGAACGTCACGACGACCATCGATTCGGCGGACCAGGACGCCGCGTATCGCGCCGTGCGCAAGGGCGTCATGGACTACGAACGCCGTCACGGCTATCGCGGCCCGGAAGGCTTTATCGACCTGCCCCAAAACGCAGACGACCGCGAGGAAACGATCGAAGACACGCTGTCCGAGCATCCGGACAACGGCGAGATCGTATCGGCTGTCGTCACGGCGGCGAGCCCGAAGGAAGTGACCGCGCAACTGCAGGACGGCACGACCGCCACGGTGAAAGCCGACGGTCTGCGTTTTGCGGCCGCGGCGCTGTCGCCGCGCGCCTCGCAGGCTCAGCGCATCCGGCCAGGCTCGATCGTGCGCCTCGTTGCCGATGCAAACGGCAACTGGCAGATCACGCAACTGCCGCAAGTCGAAGGCGCACTCGTCTCGCTGACGCCGCAAGACGGCGCGATCCGCGCGCTGATCGGCGGCTTCGATTTCAACAAGAACAAGTTCAACCACGTCACGCAAGCGTGGCGGCAGCCGGGCTCGAGCTTCAAGCCATTCATCTATTCGGCCGCGCTCGACAAGGGCCTCGGACCGGCGACGATCATCAACGACGCGCCGCTGTACTTCCCGCCAACGACGCCAGGCGGCGACGCGTGGGAGCCGCACGACGACGACCAGCCGGACGGCCCGATGTCGATGCGCGTCGGCCTGGAAAAGTCGAAGAACCTCGTGTCGATTCGTATCCTGTCGTATATCGGCACGAAGTACGCGCAAGACTATGTGACGAAGCGCTTTGGCTTCGATGCGGACAAGACGCCGCCGTATCTGCCGATGGCGCTCGGCGCCGGGCTCGTTACGCCGTTGCAATCGGCGAGCGCGTATTCGGTATTCGCGAACGGCGGCTATCGCGTCAATCCGTATCTGATTGCCGATGTCACCGACGCGCGCGGCGTCGAGATTTCGCGTGCGCAACCGCTCGTCGCGGGCCGCGATGCGCCGCGCACGGTCGATCCGCGCAACGCATACATCATGAACAGCCTGTTGCATTCGGTCGCCACGGCGGGCACGGGCGCAGCGTCGAATGCGCTGCATCGTAACGACCTGCAGGGCAAGACCGGCACGACCAACGACGCGAAGGACGGCTGGTTTGCCGGTTACCAGCAATCGCTCGTCGCGGTCGCATGGATGGGCTACGACCAGCCGAAGAGCCTCGGCAGCCGCGAATTCGGCGCGCAACTCGCGCTGCCGATCTGGATGGACTACATGGGCCGTGCACTGCGCGGCGTGCCGCAAGCGGAGCCGGAGATGCCTGCGGGCGTGGCGAGCGTCGACGGCGAGCTGTTCTATGCCGACCGCGAGCCGGGCAGCGGGTTTGTCGCGAGCATCGGCATGGACAGCGCAAATCCGCTTGCCGCGGCGAGCGATGTGCAGGGCGGCGTGGGTCCGGCATCGATGACGCCGCAGCAACAGGTTCAGCCGCAGCCCACGGTGTCGTCGACGGAAAAGAAGCAGATTCTCGATCTGTTCGAATCGAACAAACCCTGA
- a CDS encoding plasmid mobilization protein — protein MNKPSERIVVFVSPAQKRAIATTAEELGISVSELMRRAVLNFGATSEQIKAASIVDRLRAPREPDALNAALQRVARSAKANRDALPPALRNASAATHDARDRVHGPHRDSVPQAQPARQLLPAHLPVGVAPVVTPIPVDPVQAFAAIASEAAEADSPADDAARAAEAQAAVEAAARVAAAKAATLKVAKPSSKSKPAAATSSSDENSFIDPTKGSGRFA, from the coding sequence ATGAACAAGCCTAGCGAACGCATCGTCGTCTTCGTGTCGCCCGCCCAGAAGCGCGCGATCGCCACCACGGCCGAAGAACTCGGCATCAGCGTCAGCGAGCTGATGCGGCGTGCCGTGCTCAATTTCGGCGCGACCAGCGAACAGATCAAAGCGGCAAGCATCGTCGACCGGCTGCGCGCGCCGCGCGAACCCGATGCATTGAACGCGGCGCTGCAACGGGTCGCGCGTTCGGCGAAAGCCAATCGCGACGCCCTGCCCCCGGCGCTCAGAAACGCGAGTGCGGCCACGCACGATGCGCGCGATCGCGTGCACGGCCCGCATCGCGACAGCGTGCCGCAGGCGCAGCCCGCGCGCCAGCTTTTACCCGCGCATCTGCCGGTCGGTGTTGCGCCGGTGGTTACGCCGATTCCGGTCGATCCAGTGCAGGCGTTCGCGGCAATAGCGAGTGAAGCAGCCGAAGCCGACTCGCCTGCCGACGATGCGGCGCGCGCCGCCGAAGCGCAAGCGGCCGTGGAAGCCGCGGCGCGCGTCGCGGCTGCGAAAGCCGCTACGTTGAAGGTAGCAAAGCCGTCGTCGAAATCGAAGCCCGCGGCGGCCACGTCCTCGAGCGACGAGAATTCGTTTATCGATCCCACCAAAGGCAGCGGGCGTTTCGCGTAA